The following proteins are encoded in a genomic region of Shewanella aestuarii:
- a CDS encoding ATP-dependent DNA helicase — protein MAIFNELVRINQAQLPGISQPVCQIESLDKDQNSAILSVITHPITIIAGKAGSGKTRTIIELVSFLIHEMQVDDKEILVCSMLGVVANKLRHLTGVASYTVNRLCGYKDDGNGRFIPSRNADNPIQCQYLIVDESTLLSNDLALALLRALPTGVRLVLVGDDGQVQSIQRGAFFSAVVGSKQFSQIHLKSNYRNKSTNIERLALDVISGNPIKQLKTAYSDHSLCVIQTENDEQTLQKIQQAIQRAGQNGMKMECVQVLTPTHKGVLGTAHINSLVKSQSNNGQLKVILNKTNYRLNLFNGQIGNAVINSKEICVAIKGKTLRFTDEEVFNRRFDLAYALTPHRVQGAEFDLVIVVIPYNCKMIDTNWLYSAMTRTKKSLVLIGDTGLIERVRPVSRSTFLERILANSEVLTVDGDKLF, from the coding sequence ATGGCCATTTTTAATGAGCTTGTTAGGATTAATCAAGCTCAATTGCCAGGTATCTCGCAACCAGTGTGCCAAATAGAGTCTCTGGATAAAGATCAAAACAGCGCAATATTGAGTGTTATCACGCACCCAATAACGATCATTGCAGGGAAAGCCGGATCAGGGAAAACGCGCACAATCATTGAATTAGTAAGCTTTCTCATTCATGAAATGCAAGTTGATGATAAGGAAATTCTTGTCTGTTCAATGTTAGGCGTAGTAGCGAATAAATTGAGACATTTAACGGGAGTAGCAAGCTATACCGTAAATCGATTATGCGGTTACAAAGATGATGGCAATGGCCGTTTCATTCCTAGTCGAAACGCAGACAATCCGATCCAATGTCAGTATTTGATAGTCGATGAGTCAACGCTATTAAGTAATGATCTTGCACTCGCTTTGCTACGGGCGTTGCCCACAGGAGTACGTCTGGTACTGGTAGGCGATGATGGGCAGGTGCAATCAATCCAGCGTGGGGCATTTTTCTCGGCAGTGGTAGGCAGCAAACAATTTTCGCAAATCCATTTAAAAAGTAATTATCGAAATAAATCGACAAATATTGAGCGTTTAGCCCTCGACGTTATAAGTGGTAATCCTATCAAACAGTTAAAAACTGCCTACTCAGATCATAGTTTATGCGTGATACAAACTGAAAATGACGAACAGACATTACAAAAAATACAACAAGCTATTCAGCGAGCTGGTCAAAATGGGATGAAAATGGAATGTGTTCAGGTGTTAACGCCAACGCACAAAGGGGTGCTAGGAACAGCGCATATCAATAGCCTTGTGAAATCGCAATCGAACAATGGGCAACTTAAAGTTATTTTAAATAAGACGAATTATCGATTGAATTTGTTTAATGGCCAGATTGGTAATGCGGTGATTAATAGCAAAGAGATCTGTGTTGCAATAAAAGGTAAGACGCTGCGATTTACCGATGAAGAAGTGTTTAACCGACGATTTGATTTGGCTTACGCCCTAACGCCACATCGAGTACAAGGCGCAGAGTTTGATCTGGTGATCGTCGTTATTCCATACAATTGTAAAATGATAGACACTAACTGGCTTTATTCTGCGATGACAAGAACCAAAAAAAGCCTTGTATTGATTGGAGATACGGGCTTAATTGAGCGGGTTAGGCCTGTCAGTCGCAGCACTTTTTTAGAAAGAATATTGGCAAATAGTGAGGTTTTAACTGTTGATGGCGATAAACTTTTTTAG
- a CDS encoding restriction endonuclease — MSIDFSESLDAFVYVLNQSILSIVSPFFNHYIPALSYSTYLPITYLSVLLMMGTIYLKFDISKDKRWRIESSKSALSKLKGFESPAQVFAYLRRMDPFTFEELLLTSINRNSFVKIERNSKYTGDGGIDGRFYINGKLFLIQAKRYKGYVKTADIEYLHEKALELNAAGALFVHTGKTRSVAFSKYTNGKIFIVSGHAMCTLIQKGKLPRDLLKLAQPNEA; from the coding sequence GTGTCAATCGATTTCAGTGAGTCATTAGATGCTTTCGTTTACGTTTTGAACCAGAGCATACTATCTATAGTAAGTCCGTTTTTTAATCACTATATTCCAGCGTTAAGTTATAGCACTTACCTGCCAATCACGTATCTTTCTGTGTTGCTAATGATGGGTACCATATACCTGAAATTTGATATCAGTAAAGATAAGCGCTGGCGAATAGAAAGCTCAAAATCAGCGTTAAGCAAGCTAAAGGGGTTTGAATCACCGGCTCAGGTGTTTGCTTATCTACGTCGCATGGACCCGTTTACCTTTGAAGAACTACTATTGACCTCGATTAACCGCAATTCGTTTGTAAAAATAGAACGCAATAGCAAATATACGGGTGACGGTGGCATTGACGGACGATTCTACATAAATGGTAAGCTCTTTTTAATACAAGCAAAGCGCTACAAAGGATATGTAAAAACCGCAGATATCGAATATTTACATGAAAAAGCGCTAGAGCTAAACGCAGCGGGAGCGCTATTTGTGCATACCGGCAAAACACGCTCTGTTGCTTTCAGTAAATATACCAACGGCAAAATATTTATCGTTTCAGGACATGCTATGTGTACGCTGATACAAAAAGGTAAGTTGCCACGAGATCTGTTGAAGTTGGCGCAGCCCAATGAGGCCTAA